One Takifugu rubripes chromosome 2, fTakRub1.2, whole genome shotgun sequence genomic region harbors:
- the erich1 gene encoding glutamate-rich protein 1 isoform X2, producing MARRKEVFQSKVLQRLFPAAPKYESSKLQVENPSNPPCRKRKASRPSATTAGKTLIGDAPGRRVYTVLLPPPDYKADSERSPTRFQLDGTSDKDTAESRGDTDGDSEREEEKGQKRRKRRKKKPSLRPDCEKDGAAEPSVAPGQGNEGGEGVSKNKRRKLKKKRRKEKLLSMGLVPQAAAVEFTYRKDDEGNDESGRRVAEVSDFLRSTMKLYVSDTSPPVHELRLLSGTVEDLLSSLASGDKPTSVLKQLSTLQSLVQRRETDKLAEALEELRDTSALSEGETAAVGALLQYWITDILPAHGGEEAELPQVPPGGRQSR from the exons ATGGCACGTAGGAAAGAAG TATTTCAATCAAAAGTCCTCCAGAGGCTTTTCCCCGCAGCTCCTAAATATGAGTCCAGCAAGCTGCAAGTGGAAAACCCATCAAaccccccctgcaggaaaaggaaGGCCTCCAGACCTTCCGCCACCACTGCAG GGAAGACCTTGATCGGAGACGCTCCTGGAAGGCGCGTGTACACGGTCCTACTCCCTCCTCCGGACTACAAGGCAGATTCCGAGAGATCCCCCACACGCTTCCAGCTGGACGGCACAAGTGACAAGGACACAGCTG AGAGCCGAGGTGACACCGACGGGGATTCGGAacgagaggaagaaaaaggacagaagagaaggaaaaggagaaaaaagaagccATCCCTCCGTCCAGACTGTGAGAAAGACGGAGCAGCTGAACCCAGCGTGGCTCCGGGTCAGGGGAACGAGGGGGGGGAGGGCGTTAGCAAGAACAAGAGaaggaagctgaagaagaagcgGCGCAAAGAGAAGCTGCTGTCCATGGGCCTGGTGCCCCAGGCTGCCGCCGTGGAGTTCACCTACAGGAAGGACGATGAAGGCAATGACGAGAGCGGGCGGAGAGTTGCTGAGGTGTCAGACTTCCTGAGGTCCACCATGAAGCTCTACGTGTCAGACA cctcgccgCCTGTCCACGagctccgtctcctctctgGGACGGTGGAGGACCTTCTGAGCAGCTTAGCCAGCGGGGACAAACCCACCTCTGTCTTAAAGCAACTCTCCACTCTTCAGAGCTTGGTTCAGCGGAGAGAGACGGATAAGCTGGCAGAGGcgctggaggagctcagggaCACATCGGCTTTGTCTGAAG GGGAAACCGCCGCCGTCGGCGCGCTGCTTCAGTACTGGATCACAGACATTCTTCCAGCGcacggaggagaggaggcggagcttcccCAGGTGCCACCAGGAGGCCGTCAGTCACGCTAG
- the erich1 gene encoding glutamate-rich protein 1 isoform X1, translating to MARRKEVFQSKVLQRLFPAAPKYESSKLQVENPSNPPCRKRKASRPSATTAAAGKTLIGDAPGRRVYTVLLPPPDYKADSERSPTRFQLDGTSDKDTAESRGDTDGDSEREEEKGQKRRKRRKKKPSLRPDCEKDGAAEPSVAPGQGNEGGEGVSKNKRRKLKKKRRKEKLLSMGLVPQAAAVEFTYRKDDEGNDESGRRVAEVSDFLRSTMKLYVSDTSPPVHELRLLSGTVEDLLSSLASGDKPTSVLKQLSTLQSLVQRRETDKLAEALEELRDTSALSEGETAAVGALLQYWITDILPAHGGEEAELPQVPPGGRQSR from the exons ATGGCACGTAGGAAAGAAG TATTTCAATCAAAAGTCCTCCAGAGGCTTTTCCCCGCAGCTCCTAAATATGAGTCCAGCAAGCTGCAAGTGGAAAACCCATCAAaccccccctgcaggaaaaggaaGGCCTCCAGACCTTCCGCCACCACTGCAG CTGCAGGGAAGACCTTGATCGGAGACGCTCCTGGAAGGCGCGTGTACACGGTCCTACTCCCTCCTCCGGACTACAAGGCAGATTCCGAGAGATCCCCCACACGCTTCCAGCTGGACGGCACAAGTGACAAGGACACAGCTG AGAGCCGAGGTGACACCGACGGGGATTCGGAacgagaggaagaaaaaggacagaagagaaggaaaaggagaaaaaagaagccATCCCTCCGTCCAGACTGTGAGAAAGACGGAGCAGCTGAACCCAGCGTGGCTCCGGGTCAGGGGAACGAGGGGGGGGAGGGCGTTAGCAAGAACAAGAGaaggaagctgaagaagaagcgGCGCAAAGAGAAGCTGCTGTCCATGGGCCTGGTGCCCCAGGCTGCCGCCGTGGAGTTCACCTACAGGAAGGACGATGAAGGCAATGACGAGAGCGGGCGGAGAGTTGCTGAGGTGTCAGACTTCCTGAGGTCCACCATGAAGCTCTACGTGTCAGACA cctcgccgCCTGTCCACGagctccgtctcctctctgGGACGGTGGAGGACCTTCTGAGCAGCTTAGCCAGCGGGGACAAACCCACCTCTGTCTTAAAGCAACTCTCCACTCTTCAGAGCTTGGTTCAGCGGAGAGAGACGGATAAGCTGGCAGAGGcgctggaggagctcagggaCACATCGGCTTTGTCTGAAG GGGAAACCGCCGCCGTCGGCGCGCTGCTTCAGTACTGGATCACAGACATTCTTCCAGCGcacggaggagaggaggcggagcttcccCAGGTGCCACCAGGAGGCCGTCAGTCACGCTAG
- the LOC115247932 gene encoding uncharacterized protein gives MFCTLQRLTPGYIRLLQTQAYHNVPVTPPADKSVPGMAVLLGAVGIGMCGYSSRQLALHHRPSARVLQLVGTHTDASAAGAAAHRTPFLDAARWAGACQEIPPPSFVGPKVP, from the exons ATGTTCTGCACACTCCAAAGACTCACTCCAGGATacatcaggctgctgcag ACACAGGCCTACCACAATGTGCCCGTGACACCCCCGGCTGACAAGAGCGTGCCGGGCATGGCCGTGCTGCTGGGGGCCGTGGGGATCGGGATGTGCGGCTACAGCTCCAGGCAGCTGGCCCTCCACCACAGGCCATCTGCCCGCGTGCTGCAGTTGGTCGGCACTCACACCGACGCCAGCGCGGCAGGCGCAGCAGCTCACAGGACCCCCTTCCTGGACGCCGCTCGCTGGGCCGGCGCCTGCCAGGAGATCCCGCCTCCCTCCTTTGTGGGA